The genomic segment ATTAGATGAGCTAATATGTTTGTAAGGCATCTCGTTGTCGTTTAATGGTAATAGTTGTGTATTTTCCATTATACAGACCGAGATGTCTTTTTTTAACTTATGTTGCACTTGTGGATAGAATGTAGGGGGGAAAGTTTGCTACCGGTGTTGAAATAGGTTGTAGTTTCATTATCCTTTAGTATTTAAAAAATCATTCCAATTAATCGGAATGATTTTTGTTTTACTTAAAATGAAAACCGCTAGCGAATGCTAGTGGTTTCTATCATGCCGGCTAATCGCCGGCGTGTTTGATTGTTTTAAATTTTATTGTCATTCCTGCGAAAGCAGGAATCTACGCAAACGATAATCGGAAGTTTAATATATAAACATTAGACTGATGTAATTCGATAGCGTAGATTCCGCATCAAGTGCGGAATGACATTTGATTTTAGACTTGTGAATTATTGAAAAGTTTTACGCGCTACGCTTTAAACGCACACACCGGCTAAAGCCGGTGGTTTTTTCTTTTAATTAAAAGGGGGTATGCATGGATTGTTTCATGCATACCCCACCACGGCTGTTAATTATTATTCCCACTGAATCGAACTTCGAAGATCTTCGAGAACACAAACTAGCTTGTTGTTATCGTCCGCTGCTTCAATGTCTTCCCAACACCTTTTGTAATATACGCGTATAGGATAATCTTCATCAACACGGGGATTCTCATAGCAAGAGCGCATACTTTTTTCGCCCTATTGGACGATTTTTATATACAGCATACTAAATACAAAATACTGGATACTAAATACTACTTTATAATCTTATCCGCAATTCCGTATTCTTTCGCTTCTTCGGCGCTCATGAAATAATCTCGGTCAGTATCTTTAACTATTTTTTCCAACTTCTGTCCGGTATGTTTAGCTAAAATTTTATTAAGTCTATCCTTCATTTTCAAAATATGCCTGGCATGAATATCAATATCGGTTGCTTGTCCTTGGGTTCCGCCCATAACTTGATGAATTAAAACTTCTCCGTTGGGAAGAATGAATCTTTTTCCTTTAGCTCCGGATGCCAAAAGCAAAGCTGCTCCGGAAGCGGCAGTGCCAACACAAATTGTCTGAACTTCCGGTTTCACATACTGCATAGTGTCATAGATCGCTAAAGCTGAAGTTACCACTCCTCCGGGAGAATTGATATAAATCTTTATGTCGTCTTTCTGATTTTGCTGTTCTAAAAATAGAAGCTGGGCAATAATAGAATTGGCCACTCCGTCATCAATTGCGCTTCCCAAAAAAATTATCCTGTCCTTGAGAAGGC from the Parcubacteria group bacterium genome contains:
- a CDS encoding ATP-dependent Clp protease proteolytic subunit — translated: MLNQYLIPSVIEKTSYGERAYDIYSRLLKDRIIFLGSAIDDGVANSIIAQLLFLEQQNQKDDIKIYINSPGGVVTSALAIYDTMQYVKPEVQTICVGTAASGAALLLASGAKGKRFILPNGEVLIHQVMGGTQGQATDIDIHARHILKMKDRLNKILAKHTGQKLEKIVKDTDRDYFMSAEEAKEYGIADKIIK